A single Notoacmeibacter ruber DNA region contains:
- the eno gene encoding phosphopyruvate hydratase, with amino-acid sequence MTEIIDIVAREILDSRGNPTVEVDVILEDGSFGRAAVPSGASTGAYEAVELRDGGDRYLGKGVQKAVDAVNGKIFDAIGGMDAEEQLAIDAAMIDLDGTDNKAKLGANAILGVSLAVAKAAADSAAMPLYRYVGGPNAHVLPVPMMNIINGGEHADNPIDFQEFMIMPVGAETLADAVRMGSEVFHTLKKDLSAAGHNTSVGDEGGFAPNINSAEAALDFIMKSVEKAGYKPGEDMFLALDCAATEFYKDGNYVYAGEGKTRSSEEQVDYLARLCGSYPIISIEDGMDEDDWDGWTALTQALGGRVQLVGDDLFVTNSKRLRDGIAKGAANSILVKVNQIGSLSETLDAVETAHRAGYTAVMSHRSGETEDSTIADLAVATNCGQIKTGSLARSDRLAKYNQLIRIEQQLGAAAAFAGRSILKA; translated from the coding sequence ATGACCGAAATTATCGATATCGTTGCTCGAGAAATCCTGGACAGCCGCGGCAATCCGACCGTCGAGGTCGACGTGATCCTCGAAGACGGCTCTTTTGGCCGCGCCGCCGTTCCCTCCGGTGCGTCGACAGGCGCGTATGAAGCCGTCGAACTGCGCGACGGCGGAGACCGCTACCTTGGCAAGGGCGTGCAGAAAGCCGTTGATGCGGTGAACGGCAAGATTTTCGATGCCATTGGCGGCATGGATGCCGAAGAGCAACTCGCCATCGATGCGGCGATGATCGATCTCGATGGAACCGACAACAAGGCCAAACTGGGCGCCAATGCCATTCTCGGCGTGTCGCTCGCGGTTGCGAAAGCGGCTGCCGATTCCGCCGCAATGCCGCTTTACCGTTATGTTGGGGGGCCGAACGCCCATGTGCTGCCGGTTCCGATGATGAACATCATCAATGGCGGCGAACATGCCGACAACCCGATCGATTTCCAGGAATTCATGATCATGCCGGTTGGCGCCGAGACGCTGGCCGACGCCGTGCGCATGGGATCGGAAGTCTTCCATACGCTGAAGAAGGATCTTTCCGCCGCGGGCCATAACACCTCGGTCGGCGATGAGGGCGGTTTTGCGCCCAATATCAACAGCGCGGAAGCGGCCCTCGATTTCATCATGAAGTCCGTCGAGAAGGCGGGATACAAGCCCGGCGAGGATATGTTCCTGGCGCTCGATTGCGCGGCGACCGAATTCTACAAGGACGGCAATTATGTCTATGCCGGAGAAGGCAAGACGCGCTCTTCCGAAGAACAGGTCGACTATCTGGCGCGCCTTTGCGGCAGCTATCCGATCATTTCGATCGAGGATGGCATGGATGAAGATGATTGGGACGGCTGGACCGCGCTGACGCAGGCACTCGGCGGCCGCGTCCAGTTGGTTGGCGACGATCTTTTCGTTACGAATTCGAAGCGTTTGCGGGATGGTATCGCCAAGGGCGCAGCCAATTCCATCCTTGTGAAGGTCAATCAGATCGGTTCGCTTTCTGAGACCCTCGATGCGGTCGAAACCGCCCATCGTGCTGGCTATACTGCCGTGATGAGCCATCGCTCCGGCGAGACCGAAGATTCGACCATCGCGGATCTCGCAGTCGCGACCAATTGCGGGCAGATCAAGACGGGTTCTTTGGCGCGCTCCGACCGGCTTGCCAAATACAACCAGCTTATCCGCATCGAGCAGCAGCTCGGTGCCGCAGCCGCCTTTGCCGGACGGTCCATTCTGAAGGCCTGA
- a CDS encoding PRC-barrel domain-containing protein yields the protein MPTATGHTTAIRASRVIGTAVYNTSGDKIGEVEDVILDKTSDTIKFAVVGFGGFLGVGEKYHAVPWASLNYEDNQGGYIVPFTKEQLETAPQDTIHELTKDDGERARTTAMTHYGLR from the coding sequence ATGCCTACAGCAACCGGACACACCACTGCCATTCGCGCATCGCGCGTCATCGGTACCGCCGTCTACAACACATCCGGCGACAAGATTGGTGAAGTCGAAGACGTTATTCTCGACAAGACATCCGACACCATCAAGTTTGCCGTCGTTGGTTTCGGCGGCTTCCTTGGTGTCGGAGAGAAGTACCATGCCGTCCCTTGGGCCTCGCTCAACTACGAGGACAATCAGGGCGGCTATATCGTGCCCTTCACTAAGGAGCAGCTCGAGACTGCGCCACAGGACACCATCCACGAACTGACCAAGGATGATGGCGAGCGGGCCCGCACGACTGCGATGACCCATTACGGTTTGCGGTAA
- a CDS encoding alpha-D-glucose phosphate-specific phosphoglucomutase, which translates to MTIETRATTPYDDQKPGTSGLRKKVPHFQQENYVENFVQAIFDVAPKEPSKTLIIGGDGRYFNREVVGRVVAMAAANDCERIVIGQGGILSTPAASNLIRKRNAFGGIILSASHNPGGPNEDFGIKFNTSNGGPAPENITNAIYERTKQISEYRIDPEVKADIDTIGETDLGHLVIEVIDPVADYAALMEELFDFDKIRNLFSSGFTMAFDAMHAVTGPYAHEILEKRLGAKEGTVRNGTPKEDFGGHHPDPNLVHAKALYDTMMKSDGPDFGAASDGDGDRNLIIGKGIYVAPSDSLAVLAANATHAKAYTDGLKGVARSMPTSAAADRVAEKLGLPHYETPTGWKFFGNLLDEGYVTICGEESAGTGADHVREKDGLWAVLLWLAILASRQQSVREIVEQHWLEFGRNYFARHDFEEIDKSVAETFMSDLRAMLPQLGGKTAEGFQVQSATDFAYKDPIDGSITEHQGIRIRFEDGSRVVFRLSGTGTVGATLRVYLERFEPGSEGLDRDVAEMLEPLIEAVDALVGYRRAIGRMEPDVIT; encoded by the coding sequence GTGACCATCGAAACGCGTGCGACCACCCCCTATGACGACCAGAAGCCCGGCACATCGGGCTTGCGCAAGAAGGTGCCTCATTTCCAGCAGGAAAATTATGTCGAGAACTTCGTGCAGGCGATTTTCGATGTCGCTCCGAAAGAGCCCTCGAAGACGCTGATCATCGGCGGTGATGGGCGGTACTTCAATCGCGAGGTTGTCGGACGGGTCGTCGCAATGGCCGCTGCCAACGATTGTGAGCGTATCGTAATCGGGCAGGGCGGCATTCTCTCGACGCCGGCGGCGTCCAACCTCATTCGCAAGCGTAATGCCTTTGGCGGAATCATTCTATCGGCCAGCCATAATCCCGGCGGTCCGAACGAGGATTTCGGTATCAAGTTCAACACATCCAATGGCGGTCCGGCTCCGGAGAACATCACCAACGCGATCTATGAACGCACGAAGCAGATATCGGAATATCGGATCGACCCCGAGGTTAAAGCGGATATCGACACGATCGGCGAAACCGATCTCGGGCATCTCGTGATCGAGGTGATCGATCCCGTGGCGGATTATGCTGCGCTGATGGAGGAGCTGTTCGACTTCGACAAGATCCGCAATCTTTTTTCGTCAGGCTTCACCATGGCCTTCGACGCAATGCATGCCGTGACCGGACCCTATGCGCATGAAATTCTGGAAAAACGTTTGGGCGCCAAGGAGGGCACGGTGCGCAACGGCACGCCGAAGGAGGATTTTGGCGGCCACCATCCCGATCCGAACCTCGTTCATGCCAAGGCGCTTTACGATACCATGATGAAGAGCGACGGGCCCGACTTCGGCGCAGCCTCGGATGGGGATGGCGATCGCAATCTCATTATCGGCAAAGGTATTTACGTCGCGCCATCGGACAGTCTTGCTGTTCTGGCCGCAAATGCGACCCACGCCAAAGCCTATACCGACGGGCTGAAGGGCGTGGCACGCTCCATGCCAACCAGCGCGGCTGCGGACCGGGTTGCCGAGAAGCTCGGGCTGCCGCATTACGAGACACCGACCGGCTGGAAGTTCTTCGGCAATCTTCTGGATGAGGGTTACGTCACCATTTGCGGTGAGGAAAGCGCCGGGACGGGGGCCGACCATGTGCGCGAGAAAGATGGCCTCTGGGCGGTTCTTCTTTGGCTTGCCATTCTCGCCAGCCGGCAGCAGAGCGTTCGCGAGATCGTCGAACAGCATTGGCTCGAGTTCGGGCGGAACTACTTTGCCCGCCACGATTTCGAGGAGATCGATAAATCGGTCGCCGAAACGTTCATGAGCGATCTGAGAGCGATGTTGCCGCAGCTCGGCGGCAAAACGGCGGAGGGTTTCCAGGTCCAGTCAGCGACCGATTTTGCTTATAAGGACCCGATCGACGGTTCCATCACCGAACATCAAGGCATTCGAATCCGCTTCGAGGACGGCAGCCGCGTCGTCTTCCGCCTCTCTGGAACCGGGACGGTCGGCGCGACGCTGCGTGTCTATCTGGAGCGGTTCGAACCGGGTTCGGAGGGGCTCGATCGCGATGTGGCGGAGATGCTTGAGCCTCTGATCGAGGCCGTCGATGCGCTGGTCGGCTATCGGCGGGCGATTGGGCGAATGGAGCCTGACGTTATCACCTAA